One Campylobacter pinnipediorum subsp. caledonicus genomic window carries:
- a CDS encoding DHH family phosphoesterase: MKFFHLSHTDLDGYGAQFITKYYFKDVIYSNSNYGREIDDKFNTILSKLTDEESIILITDLNLTKEQCIDFTEKLKDKNAKLFLLDHHQSGAECACEFDWYFLDSSRCATKITYDFFANMLGKNEELELFSDVVNSVDIWLKESKHFEMGKVCLGLVANAKDINKVMFENENNLYMFHLLENARKFFNDKNDYIGLDMAIHGIKKDFFKQDKDETLSNLISNYVVTLLSKKRENLTIHYKDFKGILTYNIGNTSVIGNDFLVANPDYDFFLDITNKKTMSFRANGKVDVSLMAKNLVGGGGHVNASGGLFAGFKDSFDYKIIKEQVTELINKKTQE, encoded by the coding sequence ATGAAATTTTTTCACCTCTCTCATACTGATTTAGATGGGTATGGAGCACAATTTATAACAAAATACTATTTTAAAGATGTTATTTATTCAAACTCAAATTACGGAAGAGAGATAGATGATAAATTTAATACGATATTATCAAAACTAACAGATGAAGAGAGCATTATTTTAATAACAGATTTAAACTTAACAAAAGAGCAATGTATAGATTTTACAGAAAAGTTAAAAGACAAAAACGCAAAATTATTTTTACTAGACCATCACCAAAGCGGTGCAGAATGCGCATGTGAGTTTGATTGGTATTTTTTAGATTCTAGCAGATGTGCTACAAAAATAACTTATGATTTTTTTGCAAATATGCTTGGAAAAAATGAAGAGTTAGAACTTTTTAGTGATGTTGTAAACTCGGTTGATATATGGCTAAAAGAAAGCAAGCATTTTGAGATGGGAAAGGTATGTCTTGGACTTGTAGCAAATGCCAAGGATATAAACAAAGTAATGTTTGAAAATGAAAATAATCTTTATATGTTTCATCTTCTTGAAAATGCTAGAAAATTTTTCAATGATAAAAACGACTATATAGGTCTTGATATGGCTATACACGGAATAAAAAAAGATTTTTTCAAACAAGACAAAGATGAGACTTTAAGCAATTTAATATCAAATTATGTGGTAACCTTGCTAAGCAAAAAAAGAGAAAATTTAACAATACACTATAAAGACTTTAAGGGGATACTAACTTACAATATAGGCAACACATCTGTTATAGGAAATGATTTTTTAGTTGCAAACCCTGATTATGATTTTTTCTTAGATATCACAAATAAAAAAACAATGAGTTTTAGAGCAAATGGAAAAGTAGATGTTAGCTTAATGGCTAAAAATCTAGTTGGTGGTGGCGGACATGTGAATGCCAGTGGTGGCTTATTTGCTGGTTTTAAAGATAGTTTTGATTATAAAATTATCAAAGAACAAGTAACTGAGCTAATAAACAAAAAAACACAGGAGTAA
- a CDS encoding tetratricopeptide repeat protein, giving the protein MIKKYLISICMIGIALVANDNFDKATEQFNKKDYKNAYLNFNKACEEGIKKACTMNAIMLFNGSGIAKDNAKAEQIFEKMCNENEAMACEKLGEMYAYGLTKDKQKDEEKTKALFKKSCDGGYKPACELVKE; this is encoded by the coding sequence ATGATAAAAAAATATCTAATTAGTATATGCATGATTGGTATTGCATTAGTTGCAAATGATAATTTTGACAAAGCGACAGAACAATTTAACAAAAAAGATTATAAAAATGCATATTTAAATTTCAATAAAGCTTGTGAAGAAGGCATTAAAAAAGCTTGCACAATGAATGCTATAATGCTTTTTAATGGTAGTGGGATTGCAAAAGATAATGCTAAAGCTGAACAAATTTTTGAAAAAATGTGTAATGAAAACGAGGCTATGGCTTGTGAAAAACTTGGAGAAATGTATGCTTATGGACTCACAAAAGATAAACAAAAAGATGAAGAAAAAACAAAAGCACTTTTTAAAAAATCTTGTGATGGCGGATACAAACCAGCTTGTGAATTAGTAAAAGAATAA
- a CDS encoding aspartate carbamoyltransferase catalytic subunit: MYSYKRKDLLGTIDLSKDEILYFLDKAKEFKQLNLQDIKKSDSLRGKTTINAFFENSTRTRTSFEIAAKRLGADAVNFTASSSSVKKGETLIDTIKNMAAMKTDIIVIRHYSSGAAILAANNTEASIVNAGDGLNEHPSQSLLDLFTISEHNKKLDKSTTVAIIGDIARSRVARSNIWAMKTLGINVKLFAPAMMMPKDAEVFGCQICKNMEEACEGSDVIIMLRIQLERSDGDVAFPSSREYSKFFGLNKDRAKLANKNAIILHPGPINRGVEINSDVADSDCSVILNQVENGVAIRMAILHTLAQNRN; encoded by the coding sequence ATGTATAGTTATAAACGCAAAGATTTATTAGGAACGATAGACCTTAGCAAAGATGAAATACTATATTTTTTAGACAAGGCTAAAGAATTTAAACAGCTAAATCTACAAGATATAAAAAAATCAGATAGTCTAAGAGGAAAGACAACAATAAATGCTTTTTTTGAAAACTCAACCAGAACAAGAACATCTTTTGAAATAGCAGCAAAAAGACTTGGTGCAGATGCTGTTAATTTTACGGCATCAAGTTCTAGTGTAAAAAAAGGTGAAACTCTAATAGACACTATAAAAAATATGGCTGCTATGAAAACTGATATTATAGTCATAAGACATTATAGTTCAGGAGCTGCGATACTTGCAGCAAACAATACAGAAGCTAGTATAGTAAATGCTGGAGATGGTCTAAACGAACATCCATCACAATCCCTACTTGATCTTTTTACTATAAGCGAACACAATAAAAAGCTTGATAAAAGCACAACAGTTGCAATCATAGGAGATATAGCAAGATCAAGGGTAGCAAGATCAAATATATGGGCTATGAAAACATTGGGTATAAATGTAAAACTATTTGCACCTGCCATGATGATGCCAAAAGATGCCGAAGTATTTGGTTGTCAAATTTGCAAAAATATGGAAGAGGCTTGTGAAGGAAGCGATGTTATAATAATGCTTAGGATCCAGCTAGAAAGGTCTGATGGTGATGTTGCATTTCCTAGCTCAAGAGAGTATTCTAAATTTTTTGGATTAAATAAAGATAGAGCAAAATTAGCAAATAAAAATGCAATAATACTACATCCAGGTCCAATAAACAGAGGAGTTGAGATAAACTCTGATGTAGCAGATTCTGATTGCTCTGTGATTTTAAATCAAGTTGAAAATGGTGTTGCTATAAGAATGGCGATCCTTCATACGCTAGCACAAAACAGGAACTAA
- a CDS encoding dihydroorotase: MKIAINNGLIINHDKTLKANVLIEDEKIISVSNENFDADIQIDAKDKYVLPGLIDMHVHFRDPGYEYKDDIISGSHAAVAGGVTTCLPMANTNPVNDNASITKEMIRKAKECGLIDLLPIGAITKSLNGNELVEMGDMLEAGAVAFSDDGLPVSSSSVMRAALEYSKMFGSFCISHSEDCSLCRQGVMHEGKVSAILGLKGMAREKEEISVSRDMLLAKLTGGHVHIAHVSSAYSLKIIQMAKQDGIKITCEATPHHFTFTDDEILQNKYDTNFKMSPPLREISDVKAIREGLKNGTIDVIATDHAPHHDDEKCVEFDKAPFGIIGLQTLIPLTLRLVDEGVISLEQMVALTSKNPAKILNLKDKGEIKEGMLADIAIIDPNLEYIYDKKLNRSKSVNSPLIGKKLKGAAIKTIKSGRIVFDFFKEC, encoded by the coding sequence ATGAAAATAGCTATAAATAATGGACTAATTATAAATCACGATAAAACACTCAAAGCAAATGTACTAATAGAAGATGAAAAAATAATATCAGTATCAAATGAAAATTTTGATGCAGATATACAAATAGATGCAAAAGATAAATATGTGCTTCCAGGGCTTATAGATATGCATGTTCATTTTAGGGACCCTGGGTATGAATACAAGGACGATATTATATCTGGTTCTCATGCAGCTGTTGCTGGTGGTGTTACAACTTGTCTTCCAATGGCAAATACAAATCCAGTAAATGACAATGCTTCAATAACAAAAGAGATGATAAGAAAAGCTAAAGAATGTGGACTTATAGACTTACTTCCAATAGGTGCCATAACTAAAAGTTTAAACGGAAATGAATTAGTTGAAATGGGCGATATGCTTGAAGCTGGAGCGGTTGCTTTTAGCGATGATGGCTTACCTGTAAGTAGTTCAAGTGTAATGAGAGCAGCGCTTGAATACTCAAAAATGTTTGGAAGTTTTTGTATATCTCATTCTGAGGATTGTTCGCTTTGTAGACAGGGTGTTATGCACGAAGGAAAGGTGTCAGCTATTCTTGGGCTTAAAGGGATGGCTAGAGAGAAAGAGGAAATTTCAGTTAGTAGAGATATGCTTTTAGCAAAACTTACCGGCGGTCATGTTCATATAGCACATGTTAGTTCAGCCTACTCGCTAAAAATCATACAGATGGCAAAACAAGATGGGATAAAAATAACCTGCGAGGCAACACCTCATCATTTTACTTTTACGGATGATGAAATTTTGCAAAACAAATACGACACAAATTTCAAAATGTCCCCACCGCTAAGAGAGATAAGCGATGTAAAAGCTATAAGAGAAGGGCTAAAAAATGGCACGATAGATGTTATAGCAACAGATCATGCGCCACATCACGATGATGAAAAATGCGTTGAGTTTGACAAAGCACCATTTGGAATAATAGGACTTCAAACACTCATACCACTAACATTAAGGCTTGTTGATGAAGGAGTTATTAGCCTAGAGCAAATGGTAGCGCTAACCTCTAAAAATCCAGCAAAAATTCTAAACCTAAAAGACAAAGGTGAGATAAAAGAGGGAATGTTGGCTGATATTGCTATAATAGACCCAAATTTAGAATACATATACGATAAAAAATTAAATCGTTCAAAATCAGTAAATTCGCCACTAATAGGCAAAAAGCTAAAAGGTGCAGCTATAAAAACAATAAAAAGCGGTCGTATAGTTTTTGATTTTTTCAAAGAGTGCTAG
- the galE gene encoding UDP-glucose 4-epimerase GalE — MNILITGGAGYIGSHTLKAFLKENKHNITVIDNLSKGSKKAIDTLLSVGKFDFIKASLEDDLSEIFTKGKFDAIIHFAAFIEVFESTKDPLKYYLNNTANVAKILRYCKEFGVDKFVFSSTAAVYGEPDVSEVGERDNTLPINPYGMSKLMSEKIIQDYAVSNKNFRFAILRYFNVAGADEDGLLGQNYPNATHLIKIATQTALKKRDNMAIFGSDYDTKDGTCIRDYIHVNDLADAHLSALEYIQNNSSEIFNVGYGKGFSVKEVINKVKDVSGVDFSVLDNPRRDGDPATLIAKSEKIKALTGWKPKRDNLELIIKTALEWERKI; from the coding sequence ATGAATATATTAATAACAGGCGGGGCAGGGTATATAGGAAGCCATACTTTAAAGGCTTTTTTAAAAGAAAATAAGCACAATATTACTGTGATAGACAATTTATCAAAAGGTTCAAAAAAAGCTATTGATACTTTGCTTAGTGTTGGAAAGTTTGATTTTATAAAGGCAAGTTTGGAAGATGATTTGAGTGAAATTTTTACCAAAGGTAAATTTGATGCGATTATTCATTTTGCTGCCTTTATAGAGGTTTTTGAAAGCACAAAAGATCCACTTAAATATTATCTTAACAATACAGCAAATGTTGCTAAAATTTTAAGGTATTGTAAGGAATTTGGCGTGGATAAATTTGTATTTAGTTCAACTGCGGCTGTTTATGGAGAACCAGATGTCTCTGAAGTAGGCGAAAGAGACAATACTTTGCCTATAAATCCATACGGTATGAGTAAGTTAATGAGTGAAAAAATTATACAAGATTACGCTGTTTCAAATAAAAATTTCAGATTTGCTATTTTAAGGTATTTTAATGTTGCGGGTGCTGATGAGGATGGTTTGCTCGGACAAAACTATCCAAATGCGACACACCTTATAAAAATAGCAACACAAACAGCTCTAAAAAAACGAGATAATATGGCTATATTTGGAAGTGATTATGATACCAAAGATGGCACTTGTATAAGGGACTATATCCACGTAAATGACTTGGCTGATGCTCATCTTAGTGCTTTAGAATATATACAAAACAATTCAAGTGAGATTTTTAATGTTGGATACGGTAAAGGTTTTAGTGTAAAAGAGGTTATAAATAAGGTAAAAGATGTTAGTGGGGTTGATTTTAGTGTTCTTGACAATCCAAGAAGAGATGGAGATCCAGCTACACTTATAGCAAAATCAGAAAAGATAAAGGCTCTTACTGGCTGGAAACCAAAAAGAGATAATCTTGAATTAATTATAAAAACGGCTTTAGAATGGGAGAGAAAGATATAG
- a CDS encoding thiamine phosphate synthase yields the protein MIVGHIFDTKSHKDENPRGVEFLEKICQNSKIKVYAIGGINFENLDIIMQAKANGACMMRCILDRI from the coding sequence GTGATAGTTGGTCATATATTTGATACTAAAAGTCATAAAGATGAAAACCCAAGAGGGGTTGAGTTTTTAGAAAAAATTTGTCAAAATAGCAAGATAAAAGTATATGCAATAGGTGGAATAAACTTTGAAAATTTAGATATTATTATGCAAGCAAAAGCAAATGGTGCTTGTATGATGAGATGCATACTTGATAGAATTTAA
- the thiF gene encoding sulfur carrier protein ThiS adenylyltransferase ThiF, which translates to MVDFDIVEQSNLNRQYYFKKHLGMPKVKALKSVLTEIDDVCVDDINQKITQENAKEILSGFDIICEAFDDASQKAFLTNYVLLSFKNSLIIASSGMSGLDGDIKTKKINENFYLCGDGVSDMSIGVMSPRVSICAGNMANLILKLSLERG; encoded by the coding sequence ATTGTTGATTTTGATATTGTTGAACAAAGCAATTTAAATAGACAATATTATTTTAAAAAACATCTTGGTATGCCAAAAGTCAAGGCTTTAAAAAGTGTATTAACTGAAATTGATGATGTTTGTGTAGATGATATTAATCAAAAAATAACACAAGAAAATGCAAAAGAAATTTTAAGTGGATTTGATATTATTTGTGAAGCATTTGATGATGCTTCTCAAAAGGCATTTTTGACAAATTATGTATTGTTAAGTTTCAAAAATTCACTAATTATCGCTAGTAGTGGAATGTCAGGCTTGGATGGTGATATAAAAACAAAAAAGATAAATGAAAATTTCTATCTTTGTGGTGATGGAGTTAGTGATATGAGTATCGGCGTTATGAGTCCTAGGGTTAGTATATGTGCCGGAAATATGGCTAATTTGATACTAAAATTATCGCTTGAAAGGGGATAA